One genomic region from SAR92 clade bacterium H455 encodes:
- a CDS encoding polyprenyl synthetase family protein, which produces MSPAKLKNISTQNSLELKGLAELELLYQREMPDAQSTLAPAARYHFKNPGKSFRAQLALTSGLSLGLNPQDNLHWAAACELLHNASLIHDDISDASTHRRGQESIHQHFGADMALCLGDWMVAKAFELGARNSLQGGKLVSLLARAMQETCSGQISDITQRECANIEDWQRIAKGKTAPLLIAPIKGAAIAAGLNAEQNEKLNAELQCLEKLVGFCGLAYQGRNDIDDIIPSSRRSSDLDGRKPNLVVSLFAQQGPSADEFNLWYQSDDLSKLSHWQKRIATSDVIFQANQSVDYWLLQAELLVLSVPPQLQPVTAGLVASVKKMTTNTSIIKHQGQIA; this is translated from the coding sequence ATGTCCCCAGCAAAGCTTAAAAATATTTCGACACAAAATTCACTCGAATTAAAGGGTTTAGCCGAGCTCGAGCTTCTCTATCAGCGTGAGATGCCAGATGCTCAGAGCACACTTGCACCAGCCGCTCGCTACCACTTTAAAAATCCCGGAAAATCTTTTCGTGCGCAACTTGCGCTGACCAGCGGTCTTTCCCTAGGTCTAAATCCACAAGATAATTTACATTGGGCCGCCGCTTGCGAGCTGCTGCACAATGCCTCACTGATACACGATGATATCAGTGATGCCAGCACCCACAGACGTGGTCAAGAGAGCATCCATCAGCACTTCGGCGCTGATATGGCCCTCTGTCTCGGCGACTGGATGGTAGCTAAAGCCTTTGAGCTCGGCGCCAGAAACTCCCTCCAGGGAGGCAAACTGGTGAGCTTGTTAGCTCGGGCAATGCAGGAAACTTGCAGCGGCCAAATTTCAGACATCACTCAGCGCGAGTGCGCTAATATAGAAGACTGGCAGCGTATCGCCAAAGGCAAAACCGCGCCACTGTTAATTGCTCCCATCAAAGGCGCCGCCATTGCTGCGGGCCTGAATGCAGAACAAAACGAAAAACTCAATGCAGAGCTCCAGTGCCTTGAAAAACTGGTTGGATTTTGTGGCCTGGCCTATCAGGGGCGTAACGATATCGACGACATTATCCCTTCGAGCAGACGTTCCAGTGATCTCGATGGTCGCAAACCGAATTTAGTGGTCAGTCTATTTGCTCAGCAAGGCCCCAGCGCCGATGAGTTTAATCTCTGGTACCAGTCTGATGACCTGAGTAAACTGAGTCACTGGCAGAAACGTATCGCCACTAGCGATGTAATTTTTCAAGCTAATCAGTCGGTGGACTACTGGTTGCTTCAAGCGGAGCTGCTGGTTTTATCCGTGCCGCCGCAACTACAACCGGTTACAGCTGGCCTAGTGGCATCAGTTAAAAAAATGACTACCAACACTTCTATCATCAAACACCAAGGGCAGATCGCTTGA
- a CDS encoding bacteriorhodopsin-like: MTNNLTASDPVGISFWLISMALVAATAFFFIERDRVAGKWKTSLTVSGLVTLIAAVHYFYMRDVWVSTGTSPTVFRYIDWLLTVPLLMIEFYLILSAVTKVPAGVFWRLLIGSIAMLGFGYAGEAGWMDAKMAFIPSMAAWFYIIWEIFKGEASQINAGLANANVQKAYKTMTLLVTVGWSIYPLGYFFGYFMGSQDPVMLNVIYNVADFWNKIAFGVVIWAAAVADSE; the protein is encoded by the coding sequence ATGACAAACAACTTAACCGCCAGCGATCCCGTTGGCATTTCCTTTTGGCTAATATCCATGGCGTTGGTTGCTGCCACAGCATTCTTCTTCATTGAACGCGATCGTGTCGCGGGCAAGTGGAAGACTTCTCTGACAGTATCTGGTTTGGTTACTCTGATCGCTGCAGTGCACTATTTCTATATGCGCGACGTCTGGGTATCAACTGGTACTTCTCCAACAGTCTTCCGCTATATCGACTGGTTACTCACTGTGCCATTGCTGATGATCGAGTTTTACTTGATTCTGTCTGCAGTGACTAAAGTACCAGCTGGTGTTTTCTGGCGCTTACTGATCGGTTCAATCGCTATGCTTGGCTTCGGCTATGCTGGTGAAGCTGGTTGGATGGATGCGAAGATGGCCTTTATTCCATCAATGGCCGCTTGGTTCTACATCATCTGGGAAATCTTTAAAGGTGAAGCGAGCCAGATCAATGCTGGTCTAGCTAACGCTAACGTTCAGAAAGCCTATAAGACTATGACGCTGTTAGTCACTGTCGGTTGGTCAATCTACCCATTGGGTTACTTCTTCGGCTACTTCATGGGCAGCCAAGATCCAGTTATGCTGAACGTTATTTATAACGTAGCTGACTTCTGGAACAAGATTGCCTTCGGTGTAGTTATCTGGGCAGCAGCAGTAGCTGATTCAGAGTAA
- a CDS encoding YaeQ family protein has product MALSARICKAELNVIDMDRHYYQQHSLTLAQHPSETDERLMVRLLVFALQASETLSFTKGLSTDDEPDLWQKSLTDDIELWIELGLPSEKRLKKASGRSQQVMVYTYGSGSAEMWWKQMQTPLARFKNISVFHIDTETTEILSKLVQRNMDVQISLQDGEVTWNSGDKNLSFTPEKLR; this is encoded by the coding sequence ATGGCACTCAGCGCACGCATCTGCAAAGCAGAACTCAATGTCATCGACATGGACCGCCACTACTACCAACAGCACAGCCTCACCCTAGCCCAACACCCCTCCGAAACCGACGAACGCCTAATGGTTCGCCTCCTAGTCTTCGCCCTGCAAGCCAGCGAAACCCTCAGCTTCACCAAAGGCCTCAGCACCGACGACGAACCCGACCTCTGGCAAAAAAGCCTCACCGACGACATAGAACTCTGGATTGAACTGGGCCTGCCCAGCGAAAAACGTCTCAAAAAAGCCAGCGGAAGATCACAACAAGTCATGGTCTACACCTACGGCAGCGGCTCCGCCGAGATGTGGTGGAAACAGATGCAAACTCCCTTGGCACGCTTTAAAAATATCAGTGTTTTTCATATAGACACAGAGACCACCGAAATTCTGTCCAAGCTAGTGCAACGAAATATGGATGTGCAAATTAGCCTGCAGGATGGGGAAGTGACTTGGAATTCCGGTGACAAAAATTTGAGTTTTACGCCGGAGAAATTGCGCTAG
- a CDS encoding phytoene/squalene synthase family protein, which yields MQNSKAKQVLARNGKSFYWASLFLGSELADRAARLYQFCRFVDDLADGDLPDRLDSLEDIRAGLTDPQHPAVSTISELEAFITLAAEANIPLEAAAELLDGMLRDQHPTALETEAELLRYCHAVAGTVGLMMCRVLNCQHARADAFAIDLGVAMQLTNIARDVLEDAKMDRRYLPASWFDVTLSPKTIANAANDCHLPVAAAINQLLELADKYYASALIGIHLLPWRSRFSIIVALRVYRQIGHQLKRGGLQWWCGRTVVNNITKARLSITSLDDLISGMGLKEVPTHEANLHQNLKGLAGVD from the coding sequence ATGCAAAACTCCAAGGCCAAACAGGTTCTCGCTCGAAATGGTAAATCGTTCTATTGGGCTAGCCTGTTTCTCGGCTCTGAGTTAGCCGACCGCGCCGCACGTCTCTATCAGTTCTGCCGCTTTGTCGACGATCTAGCAGACGGTGATCTACCGGACCGACTGGACTCTCTCGAAGATATTCGCGCTGGTTTAACCGATCCTCAACACCCCGCCGTGTCAACTATCTCCGAACTTGAGGCTTTTATTACCCTAGCCGCAGAAGCCAACATTCCCCTTGAGGCCGCTGCAGAACTACTCGACGGCATGCTCCGGGATCAACACCCCACCGCACTTGAAACCGAAGCCGAACTGCTGCGCTACTGCCATGCTGTGGCTGGCACAGTGGGGCTGATGATGTGTCGGGTGCTCAACTGCCAACATGCTCGCGCCGATGCCTTTGCCATTGATTTGGGGGTTGCTATGCAGCTGACCAATATTGCTAGAGATGTACTCGAAGATGCCAAGATGGATCGTCGCTATCTTCCCGCCAGCTGGTTTGATGTGACACTGAGTCCGAAGACCATTGCCAACGCCGCCAATGACTGCCATTTGCCGGTGGCCGCGGCCATCAATCAGCTGTTAGAGTTAGCGGATAAATATTACGCCAGCGCCCTAATAGGCATTCACCTTTTGCCCTGGCGCAGCAGATTCTCAATTATTGTCGCACTGCGTGTCTACCGGCAGATTGGCCATCAGCTTAAACGCGGTGGGCTGCAGTGGTGGTGTGGCCGCACTGTAGTGAACAACATCACCAAAGCGCGCCTGAGCATTACCAGCCTGGACGATCTAATATCGGGAATGGGACTGAAAGAAGTGCCGACGCATGAGGCCAATTTACACCAAAACTTAAAGGGATTAGCCGGTGTCGACTGA
- a CDS encoding beta-lactamase family protein, whose product MLRLTLLIYSFCTVLLFPITGVSEDHAALGSIVPTNSAPEYPQQQWQMKSPKDLGIKGEKINQLFDLSFADSATQAVVLIKDGFLVGERYAEGFDERSYGTSWSMAKSFYASLIGISIDRGEIASLDDKVALYLDYFNDQRAEISIRDLLNMTSGLEMPDHEHEKMFFSSDHLAYARAVGFERPAQEKFEYNNVNSMLLAEILQSATGQKADVLLKERVFDKIGLTDATLWRDSAGNPLTYCCVDTTARQYARFGLLFARSGNWNGEQIISAEYVDDTFSEVWTGLESATIQQDRGYSLHWWISRHDEEAVIFNASGKFGQYIFVDRENDIVFTRITKYHPTGGSVQDWGPLNYINWLGSVEFRRKAAVALDYLGIIELNSVIKTPVTYDDGTSKEFFEHYSAIVDALVDVSK is encoded by the coding sequence ATGCTTCGATTGACCCTATTGATTTATTCCTTTTGCACTGTTTTATTGTTCCCGATTACAGGGGTTTCTGAGGACCATGCTGCACTTGGCAGTATAGTGCCGACCAATTCAGCACCTGAGTATCCCCAGCAACAGTGGCAGATGAAAAGCCCTAAAGACCTTGGTATTAAAGGGGAAAAAATTAATCAATTATTTGATTTATCCTTTGCAGATTCCGCGACTCAGGCGGTGGTGTTAATCAAAGATGGTTTTCTGGTTGGCGAGCGCTATGCCGAGGGTTTCGATGAACGTTCCTACGGCACATCTTGGTCAATGGCGAAAAGTTTTTATGCGTCACTGATAGGCATATCTATTGATCGCGGTGAAATTGCCAGCCTTGACGATAAGGTGGCATTGTACCTCGACTATTTTAATGACCAGCGCGCTGAGATTAGTATCCGTGACTTGTTAAATATGACCAGTGGTCTGGAAATGCCCGACCATGAGCATGAAAAAATGTTCTTCTCTTCTGATCATCTGGCCTATGCCCGGGCAGTAGGGTTTGAAAGACCTGCGCAAGAAAAATTTGAATACAATAATGTCAACTCAATGCTGCTGGCGGAAATTCTTCAAAGCGCTACCGGGCAGAAGGCTGATGTGCTTTTAAAAGAGCGTGTTTTCGACAAGATTGGCCTCACTGATGCAACCCTGTGGCGAGACAGTGCTGGCAACCCACTGACCTACTGCTGTGTGGATACCACGGCGCGGCAGTATGCGCGCTTTGGTTTGCTTTTTGCACGCAGTGGCAATTGGAATGGCGAGCAAATTATCTCTGCGGAATATGTGGACGACACCTTTTCTGAAGTCTGGACTGGCCTTGAGAGTGCAACCATACAGCAGGATCGCGGCTATTCACTGCACTGGTGGATCTCCCGCCACGACGAAGAGGCAGTGATCTTTAATGCCAGCGGAAAATTTGGCCAGTATATTTTTGTCGACAGAGAAAACGATATTGTCTTTACCCGGATTACTAAATATCACCCCACTGGTGGCTCGGTACAAGACTGGGGACCGCTGAATTATATTAACTGGCTGGGCTCTGTGGAATTTCGTCGCAAGGCTGCAGTAGCACTCGATTACTTGGGCATAATCGAGCTTAACAGTGTGATTAAAACCCCAGTGACCTACGACGATGGCACGTCAAAAGAATTTTTTGAACACTACAGCGCGATTGTCGACGCCTTGGTCGATGTGAGTAAGTAG
- a CDS encoding CPXCG motif-containing cysteine-rich protein: protein MHFQLHEKQITCPFCWESITVLVDPSESQLYTEDCSVCCRPILIQTEVQGDYVSVEVTQEDDGF, encoded by the coding sequence ATGCACTTTCAACTCCATGAAAAACAGATCACCTGCCCCTTCTGCTGGGAGAGCATCACCGTACTGGTCGACCCCTCAGAATCCCAACTCTACACCGAAGACTGCTCTGTCTGCTGCCGCCCCATCCTCATTCAAACCGAAGTCCAAGGCGATTATGTCAGCGTCGAAGTCACCCAAGAAGACGACGGCTTCTAG
- a CDS encoding lycopene cyclase family protein, translated as MSTEFDIAIIGGGNAGLTLAAQLAAQDNPPSAVVIEPQTVQQRDCSWALWALDQQAEQLTHSIKGRWRRWQLVDETSRVVHSSNQFSYLSLSSADYLLDCAAQLREPVSLIEDSVKALHPQQHETIIETEQGRYSAKTVYDSRPPKIAYCDLRQHFLGWQVTTKEPIKDPDIATLMDFRVDQSRGLHFIYALPFSDHHLLIESTLISGRIETQDWYRDAIKGWLRDNHIEIDEFICEEMGVIPMDTLRTKADPAASPTSLEPKPLIATIGAASGAIRRSSGYAFQHIQQQISQLAAGIAQGHMLVPTPISSRLTAMDSIFNGVLQSRPDLAVSLYMDMANGLNGDQFARFMLGQATASDWLRVIAAMPKAPFLKETLKQGVKKSVKRISKQLLRQQKNA; from the coding sequence GTGTCGACTGAGTTTGATATCGCCATTATTGGCGGCGGCAATGCTGGGTTAACCTTAGCCGCGCAGCTCGCAGCCCAAGATAACCCACCGAGCGCAGTGGTTATTGAGCCGCAAACCGTGCAACAGCGCGACTGCAGCTGGGCACTCTGGGCCCTGGATCAGCAAGCTGAGCAACTGACCCATTCAATAAAGGGTCGCTGGCGCCGCTGGCAGTTGGTCGATGAAACCAGTCGAGTGGTACATAGTAGCAATCAATTCAGCTACCTAAGTCTTAGCTCTGCAGATTATCTTCTCGACTGCGCCGCACAGTTGCGTGAACCTGTAAGCTTAATCGAAGACTCGGTTAAAGCACTGCACCCACAGCAGCACGAAACCATTATCGAAACTGAGCAGGGTCGCTACAGCGCCAAGACCGTCTATGACAGCCGCCCACCTAAAATTGCCTATTGTGACTTGAGGCAGCATTTTCTCGGCTGGCAAGTCACGACCAAAGAGCCAATCAAAGATCCTGACATAGCCACCCTGATGGACTTTCGTGTGGATCAGTCACGGGGATTGCACTTTATTTATGCTCTGCCGTTCTCTGACCATCACCTATTGATCGAATCCACATTAATTTCAGGCAGAATAGAAACTCAAGACTGGTATCGTGATGCCATCAAAGGTTGGCTGCGAGACAATCATATTGAAATCGATGAGTTTATCTGTGAGGAAATGGGTGTGATTCCCATGGATACACTGAGGACCAAAGCGGATCCTGCAGCATCGCCAACCTCTCTGGAGCCAAAGCCACTGATCGCCACCATTGGCGCAGCTAGCGGCGCAATTCGGCGTTCGTCAGGTTATGCCTTTCAGCATATCCAACAGCAGATAAGCCAACTGGCTGCGGGCATTGCTCAGGGCCATATGCTCGTGCCGACTCCTATATCTAGCCGCCTCACCGCTATGGATAGTATTTTTAATGGCGTGCTACAGAGCCGCCCGGATCTCGCCGTGTCCCTGTATATGGACATGGCCAATGGATTAAATGGCGATCAATTTGCGCGCTTTATGCTCGGTCAAGCAACAGCCAGCGATTGGTTGCGAGTGATAGCCGCCATGCCTAAAGCGCCTTTTTTAAAAGAAACGCTAAAACAAGGTGTGAAAAAAAGCGTGAAACGTATTTCCAAGCAGCTATTGCGGCAGCAAAAAAATGCCTGA
- the crtI gene encoding phytoene desaturase family protein, whose amino-acid sequence MTQTAQQDAQTAVVIGAGFAGIATALRLRKLGYEVTLLERLQSLGGRAQVFERGGYRHDAGPTVITAPFLFDELFELFDEKLEDHLQFVPLDPFYRFHFADGSQFDYRASIEDTLTEIRRFNPDDADGYLKLLEKSKRVYDVGFKELVHRPFTRVWDMVKQIPALLMLKCYRSVSQMVNSHLKHPLIRQAFSIHPLLVGGNPFKTTAIYTLIHYLERRWGVFFCMGGTGKLVEELGKLMARQGIKTQFGADVDEIILDGKRATGVRMNSGECLDADIVVFGGDPETCYKHLLPAKKTFSMPTIKKQYSMGLYVLYFGTRKLYPDVAHHSIWMGPRFKELLTEIFDHKTMSEDYSLYVHRPTATDTSFAPEGCESFYVLCPVPNLLGDVNWETEGAKLRDRIVQSLEETILPELSSVIEEVFWMTPEDFAKDYRSMHGAGFSIEPRLTQSAWFRFHNRDRAISNLYFVGAGTHPGAGLPGVVSSAKVVEELLTGVEVGSGG is encoded by the coding sequence TTGACACAAACCGCACAGCAGGACGCTCAAACAGCAGTAGTCATCGGAGCAGGATTTGCAGGAATAGCCACAGCACTCAGATTGCGCAAACTCGGCTACGAAGTGACATTACTAGAACGTCTACAAAGTCTCGGCGGTCGCGCCCAGGTTTTTGAGCGCGGCGGCTATCGCCACGATGCAGGCCCAACGGTTATCACTGCACCTTTTTTGTTCGACGAGCTATTTGAATTATTTGATGAAAAACTCGAAGATCACCTGCAGTTTGTACCATTAGATCCCTTCTATCGCTTTCACTTTGCCGATGGCAGCCAGTTCGACTATCGCGCTTCCATTGAAGACACCCTCACCGAAATCCGCCGCTTTAATCCAGATGATGCCGACGGCTATCTGAAGCTATTGGAAAAATCCAAGCGGGTGTATGACGTGGGTTTCAAAGAGCTAGTGCACCGACCTTTTACCCGAGTCTGGGATATGGTCAAACAGATTCCGGCGCTGCTGATGCTAAAGTGCTATCGCAGTGTATCGCAGATGGTTAACAGCCATCTCAAGCACCCGCTGATCCGTCAGGCGTTTTCTATTCACCCCTTGCTGGTGGGTGGTAATCCCTTTAAAACCACGGCGATTTATACGCTGATTCACTATCTTGAGCGTCGCTGGGGCGTGTTCTTTTGTATGGGCGGCACCGGCAAATTAGTGGAAGAATTGGGCAAGCTGATGGCCCGTCAGGGCATCAAAACCCAGTTCGGTGCCGATGTGGACGAAATTATTCTCGACGGCAAGCGCGCCACTGGCGTACGAATGAATTCAGGGGAATGCTTAGACGCTGATATTGTTGTCTTTGGTGGCGATCCCGAAACCTGTTACAAGCATCTGCTGCCGGCGAAAAAAACCTTCAGCATGCCGACCATAAAAAAACAGTATTCCATGGGCCTCTACGTGCTCTATTTCGGCACCCGTAAACTCTACCCCGATGTGGCACACCACAGCATCTGGATGGGGCCGCGATTTAAAGAACTGCTCACTGAGATCTTTGACCACAAAACCATGAGTGAAGACTATTCGCTCTATGTACATAGACCCACTGCCACAGACACAAGCTTTGCACCTGAGGGCTGCGAATCGTTTTATGTGCTCTGTCCGGTACCCAACCTACTCGGTGATGTAAATTGGGAAACTGAAGGTGCAAAATTACGTGATCGAATTGTGCAGTCACTGGAAGAGACCATCCTTCCTGAACTGTCCTCAGTGATAGAAGAAGTGTTTTGGATGACGCCAGAAGATTTCGCCAAAGATTATCGCTCAATGCATGGCGCTGGCTTCTCCATCGAGCCACGTCTCACACAGTCCGCCTGGTTTCGTTTTCACAATCGCGACCGCGCTATCTCCAACCTTTACTTTGTCGGCGCCGGCACTCACCCGGGCGCTGGATTGCCAGGCGTAGTCAGCTCAGCCAAAGTGGTTGAAGAACTATTGACCGGGGTCGAGGTAGGTTCCGGCGGATAA
- a CDS encoding enoyl-CoA hydratase/isomerase family protein, translating to MSQIQSEIVAGVGLITLDRPEALNALSLQMVIDLTKVFTDWRDDPNVDVVAIRGSNKRGVFGAFCAGGDIRFFHDAAIAQDPALEDFFTAEYSLNNLLYSYPKPYAAFMDGVIMGGGMGLAQGADLRIVSDRTKMAMPETNIGLFPDVGGGFFLSRTPGHLGEYLALTGQMLIGSDALAADLADGLVASDSMPELWASLTANTQLSATQRFEQLSDLVSLPSPVSTPAWQDPQIDTIFALPSLMDIVNALEQAKGEWPAQTLACLRQRSPLMLHVSLEQIRRGRQLTMADDLRMERNIVHHCFHTEHLDRSGTSSETVEGIRALAVDKDNSPAWNPARIEDITSDMIEPFFTSPWPADQHPLKDLD from the coding sequence TTGAGCCAAATTCAAAGCGAGATCGTTGCCGGCGTCGGCCTAATCACCCTAGACCGCCCCGAAGCACTAAATGCTCTCTCACTGCAGATGGTCATCGACCTCACCAAAGTGTTCACAGACTGGCGCGACGACCCCAATGTTGACGTCGTAGCCATCCGCGGCAGCAACAAACGCGGCGTATTTGGCGCCTTCTGTGCCGGCGGCGACATCCGCTTCTTCCACGACGCCGCCATCGCCCAAGACCCCGCGCTGGAAGACTTCTTCACCGCAGAATACAGCCTCAACAACCTGCTCTACAGCTACCCCAAACCCTACGCCGCCTTTATGGACGGCGTAATCATGGGCGGCGGCATGGGCTTGGCACAGGGCGCCGATCTGCGCATCGTCAGCGACCGCACCAAGATGGCCATGCCGGAAACCAATATTGGCCTATTCCCCGATGTCGGCGGCGGCTTCTTCCTCAGCCGCACCCCAGGTCACCTAGGTGAATACCTTGCCCTCACCGGCCAGATGTTAATTGGTAGCGACGCCCTTGCAGCAGATCTTGCCGACGGCCTAGTCGCCAGCGACTCCATGCCCGAGCTTTGGGCCAGTCTCACCGCCAACACCCAACTCAGTGCCACGCAGCGCTTCGAGCAACTCTCAGATCTGGTCAGCCTACCCTCACCGGTCAGCACACCAGCCTGGCAAGACCCGCAGATCGACACAATTTTTGCACTACCCAGCCTAATGGACATAGTCAATGCCCTAGAACAGGCTAAAGGTGAGTGGCCAGCACAGACATTAGCCTGCCTCCGTCAACGCTCGCCGCTCATGCTCCACGTCAGCCTCGAACAGATCCGCCGCGGCCGCCAACTGACCATGGCCGATGACCTACGCATGGAACGCAACATAGTCCACCACTGCTTCCACACAGAACATCTGGACCGCAGCGGCACCAGCAGCGAAACAGTAGAAGGCATCCGCGCCCTAGCCGTCGACAAAGACAACAGTCCAGCCTGGAATCCAGCCCGTATTGAAGACATCACCAGCGATATGATCGAACCGTTTTTTACCAGCCCTTGGCCGGCAGATCAGCACCCGCTAAAAGACCTCGACTAG
- the fni gene encoding type 2 isopentenyl-diphosphate Delta-isomerase, whose translation MTETSQRKADHINLALQAKHQAATSAGFDLVQFEHNALPELLVSEVDCSTVFLNQYCSTPLIIGAMTGGCEHGETINRHLAEAAEQAQIPMALGSQRGALEDGLVQNLRRWAPKANLLGNIGGTQLLQHGVEFAQRAVDSVQANAMIIHLNPLQELVQPKGDRDWRGVLDAIEECCATLSVPVIVKEVGSGIGPTSAQRLIDVGVSWIEIAGRGGTSWASIESARIEQTREQQIAEPFLDWGMNTAQLIARVRSQSSQLGVIASGGLRNGLDIARSLRLGANMSAMAQPFLEPALESTEAVLEKIEILREQLRWAMFLTGSKNLKKLQSAALL comes from the coding sequence ATGACTGAAACCAGCCAACGCAAAGCCGACCATATTAATCTGGCACTGCAAGCCAAGCACCAAGCCGCAACATCGGCGGGCTTTGACCTTGTTCAATTTGAACACAACGCTTTGCCCGAACTACTGGTAAGTGAAGTCGACTGCTCAACAGTATTTCTCAATCAATACTGCTCTACACCACTAATTATTGGCGCTATGACCGGCGGCTGTGAGCATGGCGAAACCATCAATCGTCACTTGGCAGAAGCCGCGGAACAGGCCCAGATACCAATGGCGCTGGGTTCACAGCGCGGAGCACTAGAAGACGGACTAGTTCAAAATCTGCGTCGCTGGGCACCCAAGGCAAATTTATTGGGCAATATTGGCGGCACCCAATTGCTGCAGCATGGTGTCGAATTCGCACAGCGCGCGGTAGACAGCGTTCAAGCTAACGCCATGATCATCCACCTCAACCCCCTGCAAGAACTAGTGCAACCCAAAGGCGATCGCGATTGGCGCGGCGTGCTCGACGCCATCGAGGAATGTTGCGCCACTCTTAGCGTACCCGTGATTGTCAAAGAAGTGGGCTCTGGTATAGGCCCCACTTCTGCTCAGCGCTTAATAGATGTTGGCGTCAGCTGGATCGAGATTGCCGGCCGCGGCGGCACCAGCTGGGCCAGCATCGAAAGTGCCCGCATTGAACAAACTCGCGAACAACAAATTGCCGAACCCTTTCTCGACTGGGGGATGAACACTGCACAGTTGATTGCAAGAGTCCGCAGTCAATCCAGTCAGCTCGGTGTAATTGCCTCCGGCGGCCTGCGCAATGGATTAGATATCGCCCGTAGCCTGCGTCTCGGCGCCAACATGAGCGCTATGGCTCAACCCTTTTTAGAGCCCGCCCTGGAGTCTACTGAAGCGGTGCTTGAGAAAATTGAAATCCTCAGGGAACAGCTGCGCTGGGCAATGTTTTTAACCGGCAGCAAAAACCTTAAAAAACTGCAGTCAGCCGCACTGCTGTGA
- a CDS encoding Brp/Blh family beta-carotene 15,15'-dioxygenase, which produces MPEIALLSNASLLAIAAILLIGVPHGGLDGAVARHVGWPSGMLPWMLFHFTYLVLAASVAGLWWLYPLPSLIFFLAISALHFGSSDIRHISPPSSKDAWLPLMAHGGLVIIAIPVLQSTDVEPLFATLVGAENSLWLLNQIDQLKLPWAATLFAYLIYSVYQPRWRKSLLSLAVLLALAYLLPPLVSFALYFCLWHSRSHMQRIWRSIAPEQRQRSAREAVAYSLLTYAAAGIYFALQTNSTPTSVNPITPALVQLTFIGLAALTVPHMLLVDFIHGDQAQERQHD; this is translated from the coding sequence ATGCCTGAGATAGCACTCTTGTCCAATGCATCGCTTTTGGCGATTGCTGCGATCCTACTGATAGGCGTGCCCCATGGTGGTCTCGATGGCGCAGTAGCGAGACATGTCGGATGGCCCAGCGGCATGCTGCCATGGATGTTATTTCATTTTACTTACTTAGTGCTGGCAGCAAGCGTCGCCGGTCTCTGGTGGCTCTACCCGCTACCAAGCTTGATATTTTTTCTCGCCATCTCGGCGCTACACTTTGGCAGCAGCGACATCCGTCATATCAGCCCGCCCTCTTCGAAAGACGCCTGGCTTCCTCTGATGGCTCATGGCGGCTTGGTGATTATCGCCATACCGGTTTTGCAAAGTACGGATGTAGAGCCATTGTTTGCGACATTAGTGGGAGCCGAGAACAGCCTCTGGCTACTCAATCAAATCGACCAGCTAAAATTACCCTGGGCTGCCACTCTATTTGCCTACCTGATCTACAGTGTTTACCAACCGCGCTGGCGCAAGTCGCTACTGAGCTTGGCAGTACTGCTTGCACTGGCCTACCTGCTGCCACCCCTAGTGAGCTTTGCCCTGTATTTTTGTCTCTGGCACAGCCGCAGTCATATGCAGCGTATCTGGCGCAGCATTGCCCCGGAGCAACGTCAACGCAGCGCCCGTGAAGCCGTCGCCTACAGCCTGTTGACCTACGCAGCCGCAGGGATTTATTTTGCATTGCAGACCAACAGTACCCCGACATCCGTAAACCCTATAACCCCAGCGCTTGTGCAGCTGACCTTTATCGGCCTCGCCGCACTCACAGTGCCTCATATGCTGCTGGTGGATTTTATTCACGGCGATCAAGCACAAGAGCGACAACATGACTGA